One genomic window of Thermococcus indicus includes the following:
- a CDS encoding ArsR/SmtB family transcription factor: MAQSVEELATVCDALSNPVRVRILKLLCRKEWYVYELAKELGISRQLLYLHLKKLEKAGLVESELRLEPDDPRAKKYYRARPFRLVIDNDVIMNLEG; this comes from the coding sequence ATGGCACAGAGCGTCGAGGAGCTGGCCACCGTCTGCGATGCACTCTCAAATCCCGTTAGGGTCAGGATACTCAAGCTTCTCTGTCGGAAGGAGTGGTACGTTTATGAACTCGCCAAGGAACTCGGAATATCGCGGCAGCTCCTTTATCTCCACCTCAAGAAGCTCGAAAAGGCCGGTCTCGTCGAGAGCGAGCTTAGACTTGAGCCAGATGACCCGAGGGCCAAGAAATACTACCGTGCAAGGCCGTTCAGGCTCGTTATAGACAACGACGTGATTATGAA